One window of Tepidanaerobacter acetatoxydans Re1 genomic DNA carries:
- a CDS encoding FliO/MopB family protein: MRKYMICLSILVVYFMFFTGIQIFAEPINIDNIKNYDIDTPEDIIYKSPSTITNVMTFLIYLIFFIAISLLAYFTVRWIGKHQMRLIIKSKYMEVVDSLSLGGEKGIYIVNTPQGMLILGVTKESVDLLEKIGHEEAELIRAAEANQESHDRAFAVHLNNYFNKLKGSSDKIGSGGPK, encoded by the coding sequence ATGAGAAAGTACATGATATGCTTAAGTATATTAGTTGTATATTTTATGTTTTTTACAGGAATCCAAATATTTGCAGAGCCTATCAATATTGACAACATTAAAAATTATGATATTGATACTCCTGAAGATATTATTTATAAAAGTCCATCTACAATTACAAATGTTATGACATTTTTAATTTATCTAATATTTTTCATTGCTATTTCTTTACTAGCATATTTTACTGTCAGATGGATAGGTAAGCACCAAATGAGGCTAATAATAAAAAGCAAATATATGGAGGTTGTCGACAGTTTATCACTTGGTGGTGAGAAAGGTATCTATATTGTAAATACGCCGCAGGGTATGTTGATACTTGGTGTAACAAAAGAAAGTGTGGATTTACTTGAAAAAATTGGACACGAGGAAGCAGAGTTAATAAGAGCTGCTGAGGCAAATCAAGAAAGCCATGACAGGGCTTTTGCAGTACATTTAAACAATTATTTCAATAAACTTAAAGGCAGTTCAGACAAAATAGGTAGTGGTGGACCAAAATGA
- the fliP gene encoding flagellar type III secretion system pore protein FliP (The bacterial flagellar biogenesis protein FliP forms a type III secretion system (T3SS)-type pore required for flagellar assembly.), whose product MKINKNTVIKMTYTSLCLMCYEKIVYAAPQDIPIPVPSFPFIKQAETTGETAMALQIVLLLTILSLAPSILTLLTSFTRTIIVLSFVRNGLGVQQVPPTQVLIGLALFITVFVMAPVWTEINSEAIQPYMNQEIDTSEALRRSQIPLRNFMFRQTREKDLALFVHYAKLETPLNTLDDIPTYVLIPSFIISELKTAFQMGFIIFIPFLVIDMIVSSTLMSMGMLMLPPIMISLPFKILLFVMVDGWNLVINSILAGFH is encoded by the coding sequence ATGAAAATTAATAAGAATACTGTAATAAAAATGACTTATACAAGTTTATGCTTAATGTGCTACGAGAAAATTGTATACGCAGCTCCACAAGACATTCCAATACCAGTTCCATCATTCCCTTTTATAAAGCAGGCTGAAACTACCGGTGAAACTGCTATGGCCTTACAAATAGTTCTACTGCTTACCATATTATCCTTAGCGCCTTCAATACTTACATTGTTGACTTCTTTTACTCGAACAATAATCGTGCTTTCATTTGTTAGAAATGGGTTGGGGGTTCAACAAGTTCCGCCTACTCAGGTTTTAATAGGTCTTGCTTTGTTTATCACTGTATTTGTAATGGCACCTGTTTGGACCGAGATAAATAGTGAAGCTATACAACCATACATGAATCAAGAAATTGATACTTCTGAAGCTTTACGGAGGTCTCAGATTCCTTTACGCAACTTTATGTTTAGACAGACAAGGGAAAAAGACTTGGCTCTTTTTGTACATTATGCAAAACTTGAAACCCCATTAAATACACTTGATGATATACCTACATATGTACTGATTCCCTCGTTTATAATTAGTGAATTAAAAACTGCTTTTCAAATGGGTTTTATAATATTTATACCTTTTTTAGTGATAGATATGATAGTATCCAGCACACTTATGTCAATGGGAATGCTGATGCTACCTCCAATAATGATCTCTTTACCTTTTAAGATATTGCTATTTGTCATGGTAGACGGATGGAATTTAGTTATTAATTCAATTCTTGCAGGGTTTCACTAA
- the fliQ gene encoding flagellar biosynthesis protein FliQ — translation MTQEMVIYIAREALSVALLVSAPMLLLGMLVGIIVSIFQATTQIQEQTLTFVPKIIVVMFSMVIFGPWMLTIITQFTYNLFSDLPKFIY, via the coding sequence ATGACTCAAGAGATGGTTATATATATAGCTCGAGAAGCACTTTCAGTGGCTTTACTTGTTTCAGCTCCTATGTTGTTGCTTGGCATGCTTGTCGGAATTATTGTCAGCATTTTTCAGGCTACAACACAAATACAGGAGCAAACCCTTACATTTGTACCAAAAATCATTGTAGTTATGTTTTCAATGGTTATATTCGGTCCATGGATGTTGACAATTATAACGCAGTTTACATATAATCTTTTTTCTGATCTTCCTAAATTTATATATTAA
- the fliR gene encoding flagellar biosynthetic protein FliR — protein sequence MNVNYEVALIKYLLILFRCLGFLTLTPVFGRREIPFQIKIGLAALLSFIVYPIIPELELNNNLWIVSASVLRELMAGITMGYATFLLFSSLYLAGGIIDLEMGFGMVNVLDPQSNAQVPLMGNYYYILTILLFLTVNGHHMLISAIIKSYDLLPLGKPVYQEGLLNVIIVSFKDMFILGVQIALPVTAIIFLTDFALGIIARTVPQMNVFIVGLPLKIAIGMIGMIIVFPMYLVILDYIYNGTYEKVLMTIREMQVLP from the coding sequence ATGAATGTAAATTATGAGGTGGCTTTAATAAAGTATCTGCTTATTTTGTTCAGATGTTTAGGCTTTTTAACTTTAACACCGGTTTTTGGCAGACGAGAAATCCCATTTCAGATTAAGATAGGTTTAGCAGCACTGCTTTCTTTTATAGTATATCCGATCATTCCGGAACTAGAATTAAATAACAATCTATGGATCGTGTCAGCAAGTGTTTTAAGAGAGTTAATGGCAGGTATAACCATGGGTTACGCAACCTTCCTATTGTTTTCATCTCTCTACCTTGCCGGAGGAATTATTGATCTTGAAATGGGTTTCGGCATGGTTAATGTTTTAGATCCTCAAAGCAATGCTCAGGTTCCACTTATGGGAAATTACTATTATATATTAACTATACTGTTATTTTTAACGGTTAACGGACACCATATGTTGATTTCTGCTATCATCAAAAGCTATGATTTACTGCCTTTGGGTAAACCGGTTTACCAAGAAGGTTTGCTAAATGTAATAATAGTAAGTTTTAAAGATATGTTCATTTTAGGGGTTCAAATAGCATTACCGGTAACGGCAATTATTTTTTTAACAGATTTTGCACTAGGTATAATTGCTCGGACTGTTCCCCAGATGAATGTTTTTATAGTGGGTCTTCCGCTGAAAATAGCTATAGGAATGATAGGTATGATTATAGTGTTTCCAATGTATCTGGTTATTTTAGATTATATTTACAATGGAACTTATGAAAAAGTATTAATGACAATTAGAGAAATGCAGGTATTACCGTGA
- the flhB gene encoding flagellar biosynthesis protein FlhB, producing MNLQLFAEERTEKATPRRRQKARERGQVFSSRELNSALVLLGSFLLIKIVGKNFVMNIMDFFNHILTETINREDIFTLEGIETFSYEILIFAGKNFAPVALGLSCICLISNYMQVGFVLSLEPVSPKLERINPLEGFKRIFSRRSLLELIKSIAKITVVAYVVCTAIIKYKDLFPLMLNMNLLDASSLTLSIAFEVGMKAAATLLIVSALDYFYQWYEYETSLMMSKQDIKEEYKEVEGNPQIKSRIRQMQRQMARTRMMKDVEKADVVITNPTHYAVALAYDAALHSAPVVLAKGVDKLAEKIKEIATKEDVPIVENKALAQTLYKTVEIGDIIPESLYNAVAEILAFIYSLKERRL from the coding sequence GTGAACTTACAGCTATTTGCCGAAGAAAGAACTGAAAAAGCTACTCCAAGACGGCGACAAAAGGCTCGTGAAAGAGGACAAGTTTTTTCAAGCAGGGAATTAAATTCTGCTTTAGTTCTTTTGGGTAGCTTTTTACTGATTAAAATAGTCGGTAAAAATTTCGTTATGAATATAATGGATTTTTTTAACCATATTTTAACTGAAACTATTAATAGAGAAGATATATTTACTCTTGAGGGAATTGAAACATTTTCATATGAAATATTGATTTTCGCTGGTAAAAACTTTGCACCTGTGGCACTGGGTTTATCCTGTATTTGCCTGATTTCTAACTATATGCAGGTAGGTTTTGTACTAAGCCTTGAACCAGTTTCACCTAAGCTTGAACGAATAAATCCATTAGAAGGATTTAAGCGTATATTCTCCCGACGAAGTTTATTAGAACTGATAAAATCAATTGCCAAGATTACAGTAGTTGCTTACGTAGTCTGCACAGCTATAATTAAATATAAAGATTTATTTCCTCTTATGCTGAATATGAATTTACTTGATGCATCGAGCTTGACTTTAAGTATAGCATTTGAAGTGGGAATGAAAGCAGCTGCTACATTATTGATTGTATCTGCTTTGGATTATTTTTATCAATGGTATGAATATGAAACCAGTCTGATGATGTCAAAACAGGATATTAAAGAAGAATATAAAGAAGTTGAGGGCAATCCGCAAATAAAGTCAAGAATCAGGCAAATGCAAAGACAAATGGCTCGCACAAGAATGATGAAAGATGTAGAGAAAGCTGATGTTGTCATTACCAATCCGACCCACTATGCAGTAGCTTTAGCTTATGATGCCGCCTTGCACTCGGCACCTGTGGTATTGGCTAAAGGTGTGGACAAATTGGCTGAAAAAATAAAGGAAATTGCAACAAAAGAGGATGTTCCTATTGTCGAAAACAAAGCATTGGCTCAAACATTATATAAAACAGTGGAGATTGGAGATATAATACCAGAGTCTTTATATAATGCGGTTGCTGAAATTTTAGCATTTATATATAGTTTAAAAGAGAGGAGGCTATAA
- the flhA gene encoding flagellar biosynthesis protein FlhA translates to MQLGDIVMAVIAIGIVIMMIIPPPSFLLDFLLTFNITLALVILLISMNMEKPLDFSIFPSLLLITTLLRLSLNISSTRLILINGYAGKVIESFGNFVVKGNPLVGFIIFIIIEIIQFMVITKGAERVAEVAARFTLDAMPGKQMSIDADLNAGVISESEARSRRQEIQREADFYGAMDGASKFVKGDAIAGIIITVINIIGGFITGMVFQGLEFTEALNRYTLLTVGDGLISQIPALLISTATGIVVTKSASSGHLGKDIIKQFTAYPKLLLLSSAALGLFAIVPGLPFVPFMVLAGTLGYAGMSLQKASDREKQKIEQLQKEKELDEMKKPENIYSLLQVDPIEVEFGYNIIPLADANQGGDLLDRVVMIRRQCALDLGIVVPMIRLRDNIQLKPNEYVIKIKGVEVARYELRTDSYMIMNPTGGPIEIDGIETREPAFGLPAMWISDDKKEIAEMKGYTVVDASSVLATHLTEVVKQNAHELLGRQEVKNLLDNLKEQYPALVEDIVPKMLTIGEIQKVLSNLLRENIPIRDLVTILETLGDYAALTRDTDMLTEYVRQRLKKVITERFIPSKIAQVITLDSQIEDMILDSIRQNEHGSYVALDPVMIQKIRNSFIKTVNDLHAKGISPIILTSPMIRIYFKKIIEDYISFVPVLSYNELEPEVEVQSVGMVTLK, encoded by the coding sequence ATGCAACTAGGGGATATAGTTATGGCAGTAATTGCCATTGGAATAGTCATAATGATGATAATACCGCCTCCATCATTTCTGTTAGATTTTTTATTAACGTTTAATATAACATTAGCTTTGGTAATCCTTTTAATTTCTATGAATATGGAGAAGCCGCTTGATTTTTCAATATTCCCTTCTCTCTTACTGATTACTACCCTACTTAGGCTTTCGCTCAACATATCATCGACACGGCTAATCCTAATTAACGGTTATGCCGGTAAAGTTATTGAGTCTTTTGGAAATTTTGTAGTTAAAGGAAATCCTTTAGTCGGGTTTATAATTTTTATTATCATTGAAATTATACAGTTTATGGTAATTACAAAAGGTGCTGAAAGAGTGGCTGAAGTTGCGGCAAGATTTACACTTGATGCTATGCCGGGCAAACAGATGAGCATTGATGCTGATTTAAACGCCGGCGTTATCAGTGAAAGTGAAGCACGTAGCAGACGGCAAGAAATTCAAAGAGAGGCAGACTTCTACGGAGCAATGGACGGTGCCAGTAAATTTGTTAAAGGCGATGCAATAGCAGGAATAATAATTACTGTCATAAACATAATTGGAGGCTTTATTACAGGCATGGTATTCCAAGGCTTAGAATTTACAGAGGCACTAAATAGATATACCCTTTTAACTGTAGGTGATGGACTTATCAGTCAAATTCCTGCTCTTTTAATTTCTACTGCAACTGGAATAGTTGTTACAAAATCTGCAAGTTCCGGTCACCTTGGCAAGGATATAATAAAGCAGTTTACCGCATATCCTAAGTTATTATTATTATCCTCAGCAGCTTTAGGTCTTTTTGCAATTGTACCGGGTTTGCCTTTTGTCCCATTTATGGTTTTGGCGGGAACGCTTGGTTATGCAGGCATGTCATTACAAAAAGCATCTGATCGTGAGAAACAAAAGATTGAACAGCTGCAAAAAGAAAAAGAATTAGATGAAATGAAAAAACCAGAAAATATCTATTCTTTACTGCAGGTAGATCCTATAGAGGTGGAGTTTGGATATAATATTATTCCTCTAGCAGATGCGAATCAAGGTGGTGACTTACTTGACCGTGTAGTAATGATACGTCGTCAGTGTGCTCTTGACCTAGGCATAGTTGTACCTATGATAAGGCTTCGTGATAATATACAACTTAAGCCAAATGAGTATGTTATTAAAATTAAAGGCGTTGAAGTAGCACGATATGAACTAAGGACAGATAGCTATATGATTATGAATCCAACAGGCGGACCAATCGAAATAGATGGCATAGAAACCAGAGAACCGGCTTTTGGTCTTCCGGCTATGTGGATTTCCGATGACAAGAAAGAAATTGCCGAAATGAAGGGGTACACAGTCGTTGATGCATCATCAGTGCTTGCTACACATCTAACAGAAGTGGTTAAACAAAATGCACATGAGTTATTAGGACGTCAAGAAGTTAAAAACTTATTGGATAATTTAAAAGAACAGTATCCGGCATTAGTGGAAGATATTGTACCTAAGATGCTTACAATAGGAGAAATACAAAAGGTATTGTCAAACTTGCTTAGAGAAAATATACCTATTCGAGATCTTGTTACGATTCTTGAGACCCTTGGTGATTATGCGGCATTGACAAGAGATACGGATATGCTCACAGAATATGTAAGGCAACGATTGAAAAAAGTTATCACAGAGCGGTTTATACCGAGTAAAATCGCCCAAGTTATAACATTGGACAGCCAAATAGAAGATATGATATTAGATTCTATCCGTCAAAATGAACATGGCTCATATGTAGCCTTAGATCCGGTGATGATTCAAAAAATCAGAAATTCCTTCATAAAAACTGTTAATGACTTACATGCAAAAGGTATATCCCCAATAATTCTAACAAGTCCCATGATTAGGATTTATTTTAAAAAAATTATTGAAGATTATATTTCATTTGTACCAGTTTTATCTTATAATGAGCTTGAGCCTGAAGTTGAAGTACAATCAGTAGGGATGGTGACTTTGAAATGA
- the flhF gene encoding flagellar biosynthesis protein FlhF, with translation MKIKTYVADNVQEAFYKVKTELGKDAIILQTKHIKKGGFMGFFAKNMVEVVAANDINPTFNTPKEPLNPILPDTAAKYENLTDFVKIDKIKTDVEEVKNILNKLCSEQKQQEISTNFGIPLPLKKFYDRMFEMQVASDIIHMVISNAANNLTDADMNNKAELYKMVKNEIVSLIDIIEPIELSKEKNIIAFVGPTGVGKTTTIAKLAAHFSLYKNKKVAMITADTFRVGAIEQLRLYGDLLEIPVFVVYSFEDVKTILADTNDYDILLIDTMGFSPNNRMQIKKIKGLLDYINPNEIHIVISAATKNQDLVDILNNYKELQYKKIVVTKLDETKCYGMLLNAISISNGCKLSYLTMGQNVPDDIEIASADKIADMILGESENV, from the coding sequence ATGAAAATTAAAACTTACGTAGCTGATAACGTTCAGGAAGCTTTTTATAAAGTAAAAACCGAACTCGGCAAAGATGCAATAATCCTTCAGACAAAGCATATCAAAAAAGGAGGATTTATGGGATTCTTTGCAAAAAACATGGTAGAGGTTGTAGCCGCAAATGATATCAATCCAACATTTAATACGCCAAAAGAACCATTAAATCCAATATTACCGGATACAGCCGCAAAATATGAAAACTTAACTGATTTTGTTAAGATTGACAAGATTAAAACCGATGTTGAAGAAGTAAAAAATATACTTAATAAATTATGTTCAGAACAAAAACAGCAAGAAATTAGCACAAATTTTGGCATACCTTTGCCTTTAAAAAAATTTTATGACAGAATGTTTGAAATGCAAGTTGCATCCGATATTATACATATGGTTATAAGTAATGCTGCAAACAATCTTACGGATGCAGATATGAACAATAAAGCAGAATTGTATAAAATGGTCAAAAATGAGATTGTTTCACTCATAGATATAATTGAGCCCATCGAATTATCAAAAGAGAAAAATATCATTGCATTTGTAGGCCCTACAGGGGTAGGTAAAACAACAACGATTGCCAAGCTTGCTGCACATTTCTCTTTGTATAAAAATAAAAAAGTAGCTATGATAACAGCAGATACTTTTAGGGTTGGTGCCATCGAACAGCTAAGATTATATGGTGATCTTTTAGAAATACCGGTATTTGTTGTATACAGTTTTGAAGATGTTAAAACTATATTGGCAGATACTAACGATTATGATATCTTATTAATTGATACAATGGGATTTAGTCCCAATAATCGTATGCAGATAAAAAAAATAAAAGGATTATTAGATTATATAAATCCCAATGAGATTCATATAGTAATAAGCGCGGCCACAAAAAATCAGGATTTAGTTGACATATTAAACAATTATAAAGAACTTCAATATAAAAAAATTGTAGTTACAAAACTTGATGAAACAAAGTGCTATGGTATGCTATTAAATGCTATAAGTATATCAAATGGCTGTAAATTATCTTATTTAACAATGGGACAAAATGTTCCGGATGATATTGAAATAGCCTCGGCGGACAAGATTGCTGATATGATTCTGGGGGAAAGCGAAAATGTATGA
- a CDS encoding MinD/ParA family protein — MYEQAFKLKKIMEEKNRISNPSKSVKVYCVTSGKGGVGKTNLSVNLGLAIQSLGKKVLLIDADLGLANIDVVLGLYPKYNLSHILSVGKTIQDIILEGPLGISILPGASGIYNLANVSYAELELFIDSFKMIADNFDIIIIDTGAGISKNVISFIQSSDETIVVTTPEPSAVTDAYAMIKISRNYCDKIHVIVNKADNYKEAEYTMDKLSKSTKKFLNIHINYLGLVLEDKVVYKANMNQTPFFINYPDSLASKCLINISRRLIYGEQSLSKSNSTLDGWFSKLVSFIKANVGVM, encoded by the coding sequence ATGTATGAACAGGCTTTCAAATTAAAAAAAATCATGGAAGAAAAAAATCGCATAAGTAACCCTTCTAAAAGTGTAAAGGTTTATTGTGTTACAAGCGGAAAAGGCGGAGTAGGAAAGACCAATCTGTCAGTTAATCTGGGATTAGCCATACAAAGTTTGGGGAAAAAGGTGCTATTAATCGATGCTGATTTAGGTCTTGCCAATATAGATGTAGTATTAGGGTTATATCCGAAATACAATCTTTCACATATTTTATCTGTTGGAAAAACAATCCAAGATATAATCTTGGAAGGGCCGCTGGGAATTTCCATATTGCCGGGAGCATCAGGTATATATAATCTTGCAAACGTGAGTTATGCAGAACTTGAATTATTTATTGACAGTTTCAAGATGATAGCCGATAATTTTGATATAATAATAATTGATACAGGTGCAGGCATTTCAAAGAATGTAATAAGTTTTATTCAGTCTTCCGATGAAACAATTGTAGTAACGACTCCGGAACCAAGTGCAGTAACAGATGCTTATGCTATGATCAAGATTTCGCGTAACTATTGCGATAAAATTCATGTGATAGTAAATAAAGCTGACAATTATAAAGAAGCCGAATATACTATGGATAAGCTGTCAAAATCAACAAAAAAATTTTTAAACATACATATTAACTATCTTGGCTTGGTTTTGGAAGATAAGGTGGTTTACAAAGCAAATATGAACCAGACACCATTTTTTATAAATTATCCGGATAGCCTGGCATCAAAATGTTTGATAAATATTAGCAGAAGACTAATATATGGTGAACAATCATTATCAAAATCAAATTCGACCCTTGACGGCTGGTTTTCGAAACTCGTATCTTTTATTAAGGCAAACGTGGGGGTTATGTAG
- a CDS encoding flagellar brake protein has translation MSDSFLEIGTKVTLGIQRENAECFFPSKVEDIISDRIVLGMPIKEGRTFFVGLDEKINVYFPQKGSFYCLEGLIEDKKYDPIPVITIYPICLPYKKQKRSYFRLKISLKTYVKSSDFDEWIKVYTRDISAGGAKFSYPSLIKEGSIIEVAFPDILPEMSLTSRVLRTEKNRDRHINTYDVAVEFIEIDESICDKIVKFIFAKQREFMEKGVDDL, from the coding sequence TTGAGCGATAGTTTTCTGGAAATAGGGACGAAGGTGACGTTAGGCATACAGAGAGAAAATGCAGAATGTTTTTTTCCTTCAAAAGTTGAAGATATAATATCAGACCGTATTGTTTTAGGTATGCCTATAAAAGAAGGCAGGACATTCTTTGTAGGTCTTGATGAGAAGATAAATGTTTATTTTCCCCAAAAAGGTTCGTTTTATTGCTTAGAGGGTTTAATAGAGGATAAAAAATATGACCCTATTCCGGTGATTACAATATATCCTATATGTTTGCCGTATAAAAAACAAAAGCGAAGTTACTTTAGGCTGAAAATTTCCCTAAAAACGTATGTAAAATCGTCTGATTTCGATGAGTGGATTAAAGTTTATACTCGTGATATAAGTGCAGGTGGGGCTAAATTTTCCTATCCTTCTTTGATAAAAGAAGGGAGCATTATTGAAGTTGCTTTTCCTGACATTTTACCTGAAATGTCATTGACGTCAAGGGTATTGAGAACCGAAAAAAACCGCGACAGACATATAAATACATATGATGTAGCAGTTGAGTTTATAGAAATTGATGAATCTATATGTGATAAGATCGTTAAATTTATATTTGCAAAACAGAGAGAATTTATGGAAAAAGGCGTTGATGATTTATAA
- a CDS encoding chemotaxis protein CheA, giving the protein MNNQYLDVFLEEAREHIDNLNTYLLELENNASQEVIDEIFRSAHTLKGMSGTMGYSQLSELTHEMENLLQEIRSHQISVNPQIIDTLLQCVDILEELINDVEEQGDEKQRDIQKVISRLKERNSFLLSNAETITENKKKDEIFSFNEYENRLVIQALEKGLYVWKVVVKLVDECLLKSARAFLVFKTLETFGEIIKTEPIVQDIEDEKFDNEFTIYLVTSQNKDEISKSLSTVSELESVCVQPVEQDSILIQQTNQNNYQIDVDKSEKLTSATTDIPTRTVNTFKKTGKTLRVDIERLDILMNLVSELIIIKTRLDDINGDKDYQAKQREAIEYLERITSNLHDAVMKARMVPIENVFNRFPRVVHDLSRELSKEMDLLIEGAETELDRTIIDEIGDPLIHLIRNAADHGIESPQERVSKGKPERGTIRLKAYHDGNNVVIEVSDDGKGIDLNSVIKKAVEKGLIDKEQSKNLKEYEITSFLFEPGFSTKSSVTDVSGRGVGLDVVKTKIESLGGSIEINNKKDMGTTFLIRLPLTLAIIQALMVMVGEEKYAIPLSSIKETVIIPEKEIKKVQKSEVTVLRGDVIPVIRLNEILDIEKKEEDNDELTLVVVKKGEKDVGLVVDELIGQQEIVIKTLGSFLKDIKFIAGATILGDGEVALILDINKLV; this is encoded by the coding sequence ATGAATAATCAGTATTTAGATGTATTTCTGGAAGAAGCTAGAGAGCATATAGATAATCTTAATACATATCTTTTGGAGTTAGAAAATAATGCGAGCCAAGAAGTTATTGATGAAATATTTCGTTCAGCTCATACTTTAAAAGGTATGTCGGGCACCATGGGTTATAGCCAACTTTCGGAATTAACACATGAGATGGAGAATTTATTACAGGAGATAAGGAGTCACCAAATTAGTGTTAACCCCCAAATAATTGATACACTTTTACAATGTGTAGACATTTTGGAAGAATTGATTAATGATGTTGAAGAGCAGGGCGATGAGAAGCAAAGAGATATTCAGAAGGTTATAAGTAGACTGAAGGAAAGAAATAGTTTTTTATTGAGCAATGCAGAAACAATAACCGAGAATAAGAAAAAAGATGAGATTTTCAGTTTTAACGAATATGAAAATCGATTAGTTATTCAAGCCTTAGAGAAGGGTCTTTATGTATGGAAGGTAGTTGTGAAATTAGTCGATGAGTGTCTTTTAAAATCCGCCAGAGCATTTTTAGTTTTTAAGACATTAGAGACATTTGGAGAAATAATAAAAACCGAACCTATAGTCCAAGATATAGAAGATGAAAAATTTGATAATGAATTCACGATATATCTGGTTACATCGCAAAATAAAGACGAAATATCTAAGTCACTAAGTACTGTATCGGAATTAGAGAGTGTATGTGTACAACCTGTTGAACAGGATTCAATACTTATCCAACAAACTAATCAAAATAATTATCAAATTGATGTTGATAAATCAGAGAAACTGACCTCTGCTACTACGGATATACCAACAAGAACAGTAAATACCTTCAAAAAAACCGGTAAAACCTTGAGAGTAGATATTGAGAGATTGGATATTCTGATGAATCTGGTCAGCGAATTAATTATAATAAAGACTAGATTAGATGATATCAACGGCGATAAAGATTATCAAGCTAAGCAGCGTGAAGCAATTGAGTATCTGGAACGTATTACTTCTAATCTCCATGATGCGGTAATGAAAGCTAGAATGGTTCCAATAGAAAATGTATTCAATAGATTCCCCAGAGTCGTACATGACTTGTCGCGTGAACTCTCAAAAGAAATGGATTTACTGATAGAAGGTGCTGAAACAGAACTGGATAGAACAATAATAGATGAAATAGGGGATCCTTTAATACATCTAATTCGCAACGCAGCCGATCATGGTATAGAAAGCCCGCAAGAAAGAGTGAGTAAAGGCAAGCCGGAGCGTGGAACAATCAGACTGAAGGCATATCATGATGGAAACAACGTAGTAATTGAAGTATCCGATGACGGTAAAGGAATTGACTTAAATTCTGTGATCAAAAAAGCTGTTGAAAAAGGTCTAATTGATAAGGAACAATCCAAAAACTTAAAGGAATATGAAATAACCTCATTTTTATTCGAGCCGGGTTTTAGCACAAAAAGTTCGGTTACTGATGTTTCTGGAAGAGGAGTTGGTCTTGATGTAGTTAAAACTAAAATCGAATCTCTTGGTGGCTCCATTGAAATTAATAATAAAAAAGATATGGGAACAACATTTCTAATTAGATTGCCACTTACGCTAGCAATAATACAAGCGTTAATGGTTATGGTCGGAGAAGAAAAATATGCAATTCCGCTTAGCTCTATTAAAGAAACTGTTATTATACCCGAGAAAGAAATAAAAAAAGTTCAAAAAAGTGAAGTTACCGTACTGAGAGGTGATGTGATCCCGGTAATCAGGCTTAATGAAATTTTAGACATTGAAAAAAAAGAAGAAGATAATGATGAGCTAACTTTGGTGGTTGTCAAAAAGGGAGAAAAAGATGTTGGCCTGGTTGTAGATGAGCTGATAGGCCAACAGGAAATAGTAATAAAAACGCTTGGAAGCTTTTTAAAAGATATTAAATTTATTGCAGGGGCTACAATACTTGGTGATGGCGAGGTAGCTTTAATCTTGGATATAAATAAATTAGTTTAA